The nucleotide window GCTTTCTTTggaagttttttatttttaatctcagCCCTTGATCAAAACGTCGTGATAGTCTTACATTATTAAATGTATTACAACAACCAACTACAAACATTTAAAAGACAAGTATCAAAAAACTATTCTGAAAGaacaatatattatttctaACAAAAGTTCATATAACTTAAACATTTTATCATCCAACCCTCTAAAGTGGTAGAATCTCTGAGCCAGCGTGAGAAGTGTTGCCAAAAACTAAGTTGGGAGTACACATGCTGCATGACATTCTTTGAAAATTAACCCTAGCTAGTTCTGTGTCTCCATCAAGCACCTGCCATGTCTTTTCCCTTGTCTAGCTATACATTGTTTTTTCCTCCCAGACATCAGCTTTAATTTTGGAGCCTTGCAGATACCCCCAATCAAGTGCTTCAGAAGGTGCAAAAGATTGCAAGAGATTTCTCTTTAACATAGCTTGTGAAAACTCCCTTGTTCCAGTTCTGGCAATACTTGCACCAGACGTTGTTTCCTTAAATATTTGCTTCATTATAACCATTTGAAACCTTATGTCTTACCAACCATATCAAACATCACCTCATCCATTTGTTCTCTTCCATGTGGTTTGCTGACATTGTTTGTGAGCTTTTGACACACCAAGCAATACCATGAACATGGTTTATGACACACAAACAAATATGAATCTTCATCTCATACCACTCGCATGCACTCATTTACCAAACTAAAGGCGCATCAAACACTAAACTTCTTTCTCTGATAGCTCCATTGTCCGCCTTTCAATGGAACCCAACATGCAAACTAAGCTTTCATCTCAGTATTcagaaaacaaacattaaatgAATATTTAAGTCTATGACTATTCTATCCATGATAAAATGTTCTCAGATCATGATTAAGATAATTGAGAAACCATGAAACACATGTtgctatatatacacacacacacacaaggacTTCTTTCTTCATTCACatcattttattcaaatattctTATCACATCTCGTCTTGCTTTTGGACTAAAGGCTGGAGCCATTAGCCATAGCATGTTCCCACCTAAACTTTTCTTTGTCCATAGAGAGAGAGATCCTTTGGTTGTGGGGAGAGTAATAGGGGATGTCTTGGATCCATTCACCAGAACAGTTCCTCTCAGAGTGATATACAACTCTAGGGAGATCACCAATGGATGTGAACTCAGGCCCTCCGCTGTTTTTGATCAACCCAGAGTTGAAGTTGGTGGCACTGAACTTAGAGACTTCTATACACTTGTaagtatgtgtgtatatatatcatatatacatatagaaacAAACTcattcttcttcgtcttcttcttcttcttcttcttcttcttcttcttctatgaaGGTCATGGTAGACCCAGATGCTCCAAGCCCAAGTGATCCAAGCATCAGGGAGTACTTGCACTGGTAATTAGGTCAAGCTCTTCAAGTTGTTAATGTGCTCTCCATTAATGGCTACcatttattcattcttcttctttctgCCGGTGTATAGGTTGGTGACAGATATTCCAGGAACAACAGCAGCAAGCTTTGGTGAGAACTTCACCTGATACCTAATGAAACCATGCATTTTAGATTAAGgattaaagataataaattaattaattgtatcaacataattattaattaaagtaCGGTTTCAGGTCAAGAGATTGTGAGCTATGAAAGCCCAAGTCCATCACTTGGGATACACAGGTTTGTATTTGTGTTGTTTCAACAATTTGGCCGGCAGACAGTGTATGCACCGGGGTGGCGGCAGAGCTTCAATACACGGGACTTCGCCGAGCTTTACAACCTCGGCGCGCCAGTTGCCGCTGTTTACTTTAACTGCCAGAGAGAGTCCGGCTCTGGTGGAAGGAGAACAACTGTTTAACCATTCAATCATGCATCATGGCATGTAGCAGGATGATGAGGGAGGTTACTGTGCTGATTCTGTTGATTAATTAGAAATGCTGCTGGTTGCTCTTGATTCCAATGTTTAAGTGTTGATTTAATCAGtcatgtaaataaaataaagttagcTGACTGTCATTACTAGAATAGATAAAAATTGGCAAGTATGATGCGTGTGTGGTAGCTATCAcaataatttgcatttatgttcTTTCAAAACTCTTTTTAAATGGTTTTAGTCTTGAAAAAGAATACTTGCAATCCCTGGTTGAAAGCCATCACAACTAGAGGGGGCGCGGGCCAGCCAGCCCAGAAACTGATTATTCAAAGGACTAACAAACTGCTCGATCCCTTTGGGGGTGtttaattaatagaaataatatatatacaaatcttTGCTTGACATGATCACTTCAATATCAATAACATGTTTTTATGTaatctctaaaattttaaaccatAATCTTTTCTTGTTTCTACAACAATATATGGCAGTTAAGTCATTTTTACAACAATTTTggatatttcttttttaatgtaatatctaaaatcttaaacataaaaattaatttaaaatataatattctcagaaatattatattaataaataattaaattaaaattttattatattaataaaaaaaatttcactctagcataatttataaaaaaaagttattttaactatatatttttattagtctTCTTAttgacaatatatttttattcaaaaaaatctaAGTTAAGATAAAAATgttcattataatattattatattaataattgtctcattataaaataaccattaatattttaaatgttttaagatttatcatttatatatttaactattccataatataaaaataaatttctcatttagtaaaatttcttcaattatAACTGGCCAGTGATCctctttaattaaatcaatattctctaatagatttaaatttaatccctcATTAACTAATATACagttttgaaaacattattaaaaatattatataatatgtatttaacaaaataaattaataactataatttttttaattatttcaatttatttaaaactatcttaaatatttttaaatttttaaaattttaatttaatttatgccTAAAAGAATTATAACAAGCCAACAAAGCTTGAACTCATGACTTTATGACACCAACGCACTTATAACAATATCACTCTAACTAATCCATTAATCAATTTTAatcaacattatttttttacttaaaagaTATAAACGATAGATAAGCTTCACATTGGctaggataaaaaaaatgacatgtCAACTGGCTGGCTATAAAAGCAGTGCCACAGTGGTAACCAACCAACatatattgtgatttttttaacataatgttctattttaaattattttttataatttcatttaaataaataaattaataaagttgGCGGGCTGGTCTGTGAAACTGCAAGTTCCGACCGGCCTATTGGTTTTGGGTGGCTCCCTTGGTTGGGTCTAAGGATGTTAATGGGCCCGGCCCTGACAAGGAACCCGATTCTCCGCCCCATAGGGGCCGGGGTCGAAAAATATTTTCGGGGCCTGGGCCATAAAAAAATTTCCCCTCAGGGTAGGGTTAGGGAATATCCTCCCCACCCCGACCCGGCcctgaaatttaaatatttaatttaaatattatatatgtatatattatattttatgttatgaatatctaaataaaaatttgaaaaaaaaaaccatatatttatttatttagaaaaccataaataattaaacaagaattagtataaaaattaaataaaatcctaaacttatattaactatatagaattttttattttttttaattttgcaaataatttaTTGGTGATTATGTATGTTGGAATTTGGTTTTATGCCGTATTTGTAAATGAGTTTCTcgattattaaaaaattttatggtatttttagcaaatatcttaataataatattttaatttattaaccaGGGTTGGGGAATCCTCGAGCCCGAAAAATCCCCTTAGGAACTGTGAcggagaaaaaaaatttccatattCGAGTTTGGGGCCAGATTCGGGGATGGGAATATAATTTCGGGCCCAGGACCGGAGAATATATCCCTTGGTGAATCCCCGTCTCGCTGACATCTCTAGTTGAGTTCGCCTGCCCAAACTAGTGGGCCCCAACCTTGTCTCCATTCTTTTGTAAAAGTTTTCAAGCTGGATTCCTGGTCTTATTTCCATGCAAAACCCTTGAATTAAGCCTTGTTTTATGGAGTTTTTGTTGCCATCTTATTGTTAAAGCCTTGTTTATTAGTTGTGGCCAGCTTGTATTAGGGAGAGATTAGCATCTTTTTTCAAGAGTTttgcgagagagagagagagagagagatagagggGTGATTCCAGGATTAAAAATCTAGTGAAGCTCCGGTGTTGAAACTTGATAGAGTGGTGAGTATAGGATCCTCTGAATTTGTCATATTTATGTTAGTATGACTTTGATACAATTATCTCTTTGTTATAGAATGGTTTGATTTTGGACATGTGAATGTTGGAAGATGCTTGATTTCAATAAATCTAGAGCATGGTGGGTTTCTACTTTTGCTTCATTGGTGTCCATTGCTGGAGGTTTGGAGAGATGGGATGGAATTACGATGATAAAGACATGAGGATATGGCTGGATAATGTTTTGTTGGTGAGCATttaatgtttaagtaaaaccaTTACATTTTTAAGCATCTGTAAAATCTGCAACCATTTTGATATGCTCATTTACAAGAATGTATTTCTCATAGTATGAAATTCAAGGTTTTATGGACCAGTGGTGATGCCAACTATGAGATCCCTATATGGCATTATTGTTGATGTTGAGTTTGCATCTTTATTTTGTGGTTGCTATTATGGATTAAATTCCATATCGAAGAAGGTTAACGATTATtgtttaagataaaaaaatgtttgacaTGTGAATTTAGTGAAAACCTATAGCCTTTGTAGTGTTTTTAAACTCTTTAGATAATCTAATCTTGGGAAACCCAAGCTTTGAGATGCATGCTCTCATGTGGTGTGACTATATGCTTGTAACTTTGGTTGACTTGCATGCctccatgttttctttcaagaatGCTTAAGGGTCAATTGGTGCATGTATAGAAGAACACACTCACCTTCTAATTTCTACAACCATATAATGcgtgtttttgcatttgaaagtGACCTTGCAGTCCTTGGGTGATCTTAGGTAGTTGCCTTGATGATGACCAACAACCCTAGTTTATGGTgttcattttatgttttaattggtTCAAGATTTCTTGAGTTGTAATGGTTGCCAATCCCTAGGTTATAGGACCATTTGAGAAGTGTCTTTGGGTCTTCGCATTGTGTCTTGGAGTGGAGTATTTTTGAGGTAAGTAATCCACCAATAACTCCGTATTTTCAAtaattgagaaattattttattcagtaaaataattatttagtattttgttattttattttgaatacatgttatttttgttaatattgaaattatttatccggaatatgtattttgaggtattttctttaattaattatttttatttagtttttgacTTAGTAAATCTACCTTGGTGTGATGATAATTAAATGATTACTATGCATTTTAACTTggttattgattaattatttataagaaGTGTGTAATTGCATtcaaatgattacttcaacatttttaaaattcatttatttactGGCGTGGGTTGGTGATTCTGTTGTCATTTCCATTGATTTAGTTTtcccattatttatttatttatttatataatcattttacTTTAGTTTTGAAGGAGTtgtattttgtataattttaaatatttcagttgcttaaacttttatatttcatttctggttatctatttattttccctaaagtgaGATCTTAATATTTATCAGTATTTTTGAGTATATATGAAATTGAAGAATTTAGAAATTTCTGAACTTGTACTCtgcaaatattttgtatctgaatgttttggtctccaaatgagcgatatgcaaccctgtcagtgggggttTAAACCCTCACCTTATTGACAAAAAATTCTGGAAAAGAGACTGCAGTTTTGCATCGTGTCCGTTTGGTAAAATAATTAACGGCCACCTGATATTCAGTCttgggtcactgagggtaaataaatgacctctgttattctggctcgggtcaccaagggtaaacaaatgacctctagcatctatagtgaatttggaggtATACACTGGAATCTGTTACTTTCTGCTTtacccttttgattttgattttctgcaaAAACGTAAATTTTTTGTCCTGCCTTAAAGTTTCTGTATTTCTGAGATCTCGTTTCTTGGTTCCAAATTTAGGTAAATgacatatttggaaatattcttttattagaatattatactttgtattttatttaaattatgatttcggGGACTTGTATTATTCTGAAAATTCGATGTACTTGAAATACACTTTTGTAATTTCTGGTTTACTCTAACTATGCTTTAGAGACTTATGTTCATATCTGGCGATTTTCTACATTTACGATTTACAACTTTGGAATATGATATTCTTTTGATTACAATATTCTCGAACAGTGGTACTACTTGGAGACTATACctttgttgaattatttattttgtatttgtttaaactctgtttaaactttgaattattctcaatatttgaaatcaagatttagaaaccctgttgtttttaaaataatttttggattacttactaggCTAGTGAACTTATGGGtttgttttaaatcattttcaaaTCAAGAGTGGTAGACCGGTGTGAACCTTAAAAGACTGTTTTTAGGTGTTGTCTTGTTCTAATTGTAAAATTTGAGTCCTTATCATTGTTTGCCCTGTATCCCTGTATTTTGTAGTTTGAACTTCTTGTATCCCCTCATTGTATACTCTATAGAGTCTGTAATCATGTAACCCAGTTGGTTGGTTATAGTTTTGCCTATCCTAAATCAGGTTTTGAGGTCTTGCAGACCTATTGGGTTCACGCCCTGTGGGTCTACGGCTTTTTGTCCATGCACTGGGTCTGGTCGAGCTAGGTTCGGGGCATGACAAAACATGTCCAGTGGACCCGATTAATTGGCTATACCCCTCTAATGACAATATCATCTATATTCAGTGTCGTTGATTGACTTTGGGGTCACGCTGTGtatatatctttgtttgttatttttattgacatttatttacttttatgtaCATAGTAATCCATATTTTGTCATCCTcttgataaaagaaaattagattGTTGTCTTACTGGCCAtaatagtagagtaaatggaaCTAGTGGAGAATTCATAccgaatatatataaaaaaaaatcagacaatattaatttattaaaattcagaaagtaaaatatacataattcattgagaaattaatttattaagaaattattattatttttaaaataaagattttaattaatacaaattaagaACATCTTGTCAATGCCATCGAAAATGTTTCTCTATTTTCGAAAAATTTCCCTAACATTTTTATGCAAGTATCTATTTGTTCATGGAGAAAAGTTCCTGCATATATACTGtcctaaataatatatttgtttatataactttataatatatttgtatttgccCACATACACCTTTTGTTGAAAGTCAGCTTACAATTTTTACGAGATTATGTATCAATtttagtttttcctttttttttttttgttttctaaatataaataaagaggAGATTACAAAattgttcatatttttataaatttttttggttgatttttggtccaagatatataaataaataaaaattatgtaaacaaatataatttttatagctatatataagcaattttttatttttataaaatatgtcaTATGAGAAATTGGACATATTTAGTGCTGATATTCATTTCTCGTATGaagattattttttaactaaatgtgttttatattatatacgatttattaattttgtaggGTAACATAAATGTTTTTAGGAAAGATTTTCATAGGCAGGAAAATCATGGGTCATGAATGATTTTTCATAGGCGCGATTTATTTCATAGGTAAAATGGGGTCctattatttatgaaataaattgtAGAGAAAGTTATTGCTTTTAAGCTCCAAAAATTTCCCATTAGTGGGAAAACTGTGGTTACATGGGTTATGAATGATTGTTTCAGCCACGATTTATTTCGTTTAGTAAAATGTGAATTTTTTCTGTACGAAAATAGTGTAAAGAAAAGACTTTGAACTTTCGCTGTGAATTGTAATACGCAGTTTAAAATTCAGACCTTTCTTATCTTTgaaaaaacatacataaaacAGATTAATATTAAACATATTTGTCTATGAATTTGATACATAGgaaagatatatattaaaactaaacaaaataaagccttacaagaaaaaaccaaattaaaacctaaaacaaaaaaaaattgaccaaGTAGACGACAACACCGGttaaaatacttcaaaataaatattaatgattgatatttgttttaaatattagcaaattttttataatatcaagtta belongs to Dioscorea cayenensis subsp. rotundata cultivar TDr96_F1 chromosome 17, TDr96_F1_v2_PseudoChromosome.rev07_lg8_w22 25.fasta, whole genome shotgun sequence and includes:
- the LOC120281358 gene encoding protein HEADING DATE 3A-like, whose protein sequence is MFPPKLFFVHRERDPLVVGRVIGDVLDPFTRTVPLRVIYNSREITNGCELRPSAVFDQPRVEVGGTELRDFYTLVMVDPDAPSPSDPSIREYLHWLVTDIPGTTAASFGQEIVSYESPSPSLGIHRFVFVLFQQFGRQTVYAPGWRQSFNTRDFAELYNLGAPVAAVYFNCQRESGSGGRRTTV